The proteins below are encoded in one region of Coffea arabica cultivar ET-39 chromosome 4c, Coffea Arabica ET-39 HiFi, whole genome shotgun sequence:
- the LOC140004780 gene encoding uncharacterized protein, with protein MAPFEALYGRKCRSPIYWDEIGEKKVLDPTVIPSMEDAQEKVMLIRQRLQAAQSRQKSYANNQRKDLEFEVGDRVFLKITLLRSITAGRGKKLQPRFVGPFMILQGKVAYRLKLPPSLSRILDVFHVLMLKKYYPDPTHIVQPEEIEVDESLTYEEKPVRLLDRKVKKLRNKQIPLVKILWKNHGVEEVTWEMEEEMQKKYPELFDNPGWLAKMREKREVCCVVKLLEEH; from the exons atggcaccgTTTGAGGCTCTCTATGGACGGAAGTGTCGTTCACCTATatattgggatgaaataggggAAAAGAAGGTCTTGGACCCAACAGTCATCCCATCAATGGAGGATGCTCAAGAAAAGGTTATGTTGATACGTCAGAGACTCCAAGCAGCtcaaagtcgccaaaagagctacgcgaaCAACcaaaggaaagatttggagtttgaagttggagaccgtgtttttCTTAAAATCACACTATTACGAAGCATTActgcgggtagaggaaagaaacttcaaccaagaTTCGTAGGACCTTTCATGATTCTCCAAGGAAAAGTGGCGTACCGACTCAAATTACCACCGAGTTTATCCCGAATTCTAGACGTCTTTCATGTGTTGATGCTTAAAAAGTACTATCCTGACCCAACACACATTGTGCAACCGGAGGAGATTGAGGTAGATGAATCCCttacctatgaggagaaacctgtGCGTTTACTAGATCGAAAGGTTAAGAAGCTGAGGAATAAACAAATTCCATTGGTAAAAATCCTGTGGAAGAACCACGGGGTAGAAGAGGTGACCTGGGAGATGGAGgaggagatgcaaaagaaatatcctGAGCTATTTGATAACCCAG GCTGGCTGGCCaagatgagagagaaaagagaggtttgTTGTGTGGTGAAGCTTCTTGAAGAACATTGA